The stretch of DNA CGGTGATCTTGCCGGCGTCGCTGAGCCCGGCCAGGGCGCTGCGGACCGTGTCCTGGAGTTTGGCCTGCTTGGCCTTCGCATCGGTGACGACGGTGAAGCTGGAATTCGAGGCGCCGGTGGAGAGGAGCGCGGAGAAGCCCGACTGGGCGTTGCCGGTGGTGGCCTGGACGTCCTTGACGCCGTCGATCTTCCGCAGCACGTCTTCGACTTTGACCGCCGCCGCGTTGGCGTCGGCGAGGCTCGTGCCCGCGGGCAGTTCCTGCTTGACGGTCATGCTGTTTTCCCCGGAGCTGCCAAGCAGGTCGGTGGCGAGCAGCGGGGACATCGCGGCCGTTCCGCCGAGCACCAGGACGGCGGCGACCAGGGTGATGACCGGATGCCGCTGGGACTTGGTCAGCACGGGCAGGTAGCCGCGGTGCAGGAGGCTGCGCTGCTCGGCCTCGTGGGCTTTGGCCGCGATCTCCCGTGCGGACGCTTCCGTGACACCGGAATCTGCGGGGTTCCGCAGGAACCAGTAAGCCAGGACAGGCACGATCGTCAGTGAGACCAGCAGCGAGGAGACCAGGGCGATGGTGACCGTGAGTGCGAAGGGCCGGAACAGCTCTCCGGCGAGGCCGCCCACGAAGGCGATCGGCAGGAAGACGGCCACGGTGGTCAGGGTGGAGGCGGTGATGGCACCGGCCACTTCCCGGATGGAGGTCAGGATCGCGGTGATCTTGGCTTCGCCGTAGCTGAGGTGGCGCTTGATGTTTTCGATGACGACGATCGAATCATCCACGACGCGGCCGATCGCGATAGTGAGCGCGCCCAGGGTCAGGATGTTCAGCGAATAGCCGGTCGCCGAGAGGCCGATGAAGGTGATCAGCAGGGACAGCGGAATGGACACGGCCGTGACCAGGGTGGAGCGCACGGACATCAGGAAGACCAGGATCACGGCGACGGCGAAGCCGAGGCCCAGGAGGCCCTCGGTGGTCAGATCCCTGATGGACTTCTCGATGAACGGTGCCTGGTCGAACACCGGCGTGAACTTGGCGTTCGCGCCGAGCTCGGCCTCCAGTTGCGGGATGGAGTCCTTGACCGCATGCGAGATCGCCACCGTGTCGCCCTCGGGCTTCTTGGTGACGGACAGGGCCAGGGTTTCCTTGCCGTTGGTCCTGGTGATCGAGGTGCGGGCGTCCTCGGCGATGCTGACGTCGGCCACGCTTCCGATCGTCGCGCCATCCCTCGCGCCGCCCAGCGGGAGGGCCTTGACCGCGTCCAGGGAATCCACCGGGCTGCCGATCTGCAGCGAGAGCGTCTTGCCCTGTTCCTGGATGGTGCCGGCCGGGATGAGCGTGCCGTTGTTCTTCAGTGCGTTGCTGATGGACTGGATGCTCGCACCGGACGCTGCCATCGCCGCGGGACGGGGCAGGATCTGGATGTGCTGGGTGGCGCCGCCGGTCACGTCGGCGCCCCGCACGCCGTCGATCTTTTGCAGGCGCGGCACACTGAGCCGGGCGAGGTCGGCGTTGAGTTCACTGAGTGGTTTGTCCGAGGAGACGGCCAGGTAAACGATCGGGAAGTCGCTGATGCTGCCGGCGATCGCCTGCGGCTGGACGTCCTTGGGCAGCGCCTGCTTGGCGTTGGAGATGGCGCGGTCGATCTGGTTCCGGGCCCGGTCCAGGTTGGTGCCGTAGGTGAAGGCCATGGTGATCTGCGAGACGCCGTTGCGCGAGGTGGACGACGTCGACTCGAGCCCCTCGACGCCGTTGAGCGCCGTTTCCAGCGGTGCGCTGATCTGTTTGTCCACGACCTCCGGCGAGGCGCCGGTCATCGAGGTGATGACGGTGATCTGCGGGAACTCGATGGACGGGATGAGCTCCTGCTTCAGCGAAGACATCGTGATCACGCCGAAGACGGACGCGAAAACGGTGATCAGCGCGATCAGTGCCCGGTTTGCCAGCGACAGCTTTGCGAGCCGGAACATCTCATGGTCTCCTGGTGGGTTGAGGGGACGTGCTTCACGGGTGGTTCAAAGGGGTGACTTGTCACAGCTGCCGCAACCCACGCCGGGGGTCAGATCTGTGCGCCGACCTGTTCGAGCTGCAGGGTTTTCGCCGTCTGGGCTT from Arthrobacter sp. PAMC25564 encodes:
- a CDS encoding efflux RND transporter permease subunit, with translation MFRLAKLSLANRALIALITVFASVFGVITMSSLKQELIPSIEFPQITVITSMTGASPEVVDKQISAPLETALNGVEGLESTSSTSRNGVSQITMAFTYGTNLDRARNQIDRAISNAKQALPKDVQPQAIAGSISDFPIVYLAVSSDKPLSELNADLARLSVPRLQKIDGVRGADVTGGATQHIQILPRPAAMAASGASIQSISNALKNNGTLIPAGTIQEQGKTLSLQIGSPVDSLDAVKALPLGGARDGATIGSVADVSIAEDARTSITRTNGKETLALSVTKKPEGDTVAISHAVKDSIPQLEAELGANAKFTPVFDQAPFIEKSIRDLTTEGLLGLGFAVAVILVFLMSVRSTLVTAVSIPLSLLITFIGLSATGYSLNILTLGALTIAIGRVVDDSIVVIENIKRHLSYGEAKITAILTSIREVAGAITASTLTTVAVFLPIAFVGGLAGELFRPFALTVTIALVSSLLVSLTIVPVLAYWFLRNPADSGVTEASAREIAAKAHEAEQRSLLHRGYLPVLTKSQRHPVITLVAAVLVLGGTAAMSPLLATDLLGSSGENSMTVKQELPAGTSLADANAAAVKVEDVLRKIDGVKDVQATTGNAQSGFSALLSTGASNSSFTVVTDAKAKQAKLQDTVRSALAGLSDAGKITVGSQQGGFGTSSTVDITLKAATTADLRTASDAMVKAMDGVPGSSEVATNLAASQAVVQVKVDRAKAVAAGLNEEQVAGVLAATVSPIPAGTVRIGTNDFPVRIGEGTRFTSIGAVRDIPLPTAAGAVPLGSIASVEQVDVPVSITASNGQRTARVSITPSGSNLGAVSTEVQNRLQTVQLPPGVTATIGGATTQQADSFAQLGLALLAAIAIVYVIMVAAFKSLVQPLILLVSVPFAATGAIALLVVTGVPLGLPSLIGMLMLVGIVVTNAIVLIDLINQYRQPRDGEPGMSVADAIIHGARQRLRPILMTALATVFALTPMALGLTGGGGFISQPLAIVVIGGLISSTALTLVLVPVLYRLVEGRRERNALRKALRRSARHAAPAPAPSSDDTDDAEDAEEEPALRH